A window of Flavobacterium psychrophilum genomic DNA:
ATTTTCAGGAAAAGCGAAAACAAAAAATTCAATGTAGATGTTCAGCGTGATATTGTACCTATAAAAAGTGTAGATGCTGCTGTTATGGCTTCGCGCAATACAGGTTACATAAAAATAAACCGTTTTGCAGAAACTACAGGAGATGAATTTCACCGTGCACTTATCAATCTAAAAGCGCAGGGTGCCACACAACTTGTGGTAGACCTTCGCGATAATGGTGGGGGGTATCTTGAGAAAGCTGTACAGATTGCCGATGAATTTTTAAAGGATGGCGACCTTATAGTTAAAACAAAAAATAAAAAGAACCGTGTAGATGAAACCTTTGCCACTAAAAAGGGTGATTTCGAAACGGGTAAACTTTATATACTTATAAATGAAAATAGTGCTTCAGCAAGCGAAATACTTGCAGGTGCAATTCAGGATAATGACAGGGGGATTATAGTGGGCAGGCGCTCTTTTGGTAAAGGGCTTGTGCAGCGCGAAATGCCGTTGGGTGATGGTAGTGCAGTTCGCCTCACCGTTGCGCGTTATTATACGCCATCCGGCAGATCGATACAAAGAAGCTATGATCATGGTGGAGACGAATATTTTAATGATTTTGAAAAACGTTTTGAAAGTGGCGAGCTGTATGCTGCCGATAGCATAAAAGTAGCCGATACGCTTAAGTTTAAAACAGCTAAGGGGCGTATTGTATATGGTGGTGGTGGTATTATTCCGGATGTTTTTGTTCCGATGGAAGGCAAACATGGCGATGAGGCTATTGCGCTGATAATGCAGAGTGGTATTGTGAGTTATTTTGTATTTGAACAACTGGATAAAGTCAGGAGCGGATTTAAAGGACTCAAAGCTGCGGCCATAGAGGAGAAAGTAATAACAACCGATAAATATTTTAATGCCTTTGCGGCTTACCTTGCTAAAAGCGGACTGACCTTTAAGCTTGAAAAAAGTAAGGACAGGGTAAAGCACTATCTGGCTGCTGAGTTTGAACGACAACTGCTTAGCGAAAGGGCGTATTACGAAATGATTATAAAAGAAGATAGTATGGTGAAAACCATTCTAACCAAGAAATAGTTTACAGTGATTGATCAATAGCAGAGGGCAGTAAAGCTTCACTCCAATAAATTAAAAAAGACCAAACAATTATTTGTTTGGTCTTTTTTAATTTATACGGGCAGCTGTAAACTACTTTTTTATACTGTCGTGGTACTGCGTTGGTTTGCCATCATTCCATAAAGTAAGAATGTCGGTGCCAATTGCTGCGCCGCTTCCTGCAGCAATAGCAAGCTGGCTTCTGTGACCTGCAAGAGTTCCTGCAGCATAAATACCTTCGGTAACCAAGTGGTCTTCGTTTTTCAGCTGAATGCGGTTTTTCTCCGGCATCGCTTTTTTGTTCGGAATTACATATTCCAAAAGGCCTTCAATTGCAAAAGTATTGGCAGAGCCAATGGCAAGTACAACAGCTTTCGCCTGATAGGTGCATTTGTTAGTGGTAACCGTAAAGTTACCTGCTTCACCTTCAACAGCCATAACTTTTTCGTTAGGAATTTGTTCCATTTCCGGGTACAAAGTCGCAAGCTGTTCAAGCGTAGTATGCATCAGGTCAGAACCTAATGTTCCGGCAGGAATGCCATACGCATTATTAAAAACAGCATTCTCTAAAGAGGTAGCTTTTTGGTGGGTTAAAATTCCGGCTTTTTTGCCTTCGGCATATGGCCTTTTTAGTGCAGAACCTACTATAAGTGCACAGGAAACGCCAGATACGCCTCCTCCAATAATTAGAACGTCAAACATAATTTATCTTCTTGTTTTTTCTTCAATACTTTTAGACATCTTGAAGATAATCAGTATACAAACAGCACATAACGATGCAATGATGCCTATTAGTGCTACAAGGCTGTTTCCTTCAAAAAGATTGTCGAAATCAAGGAGAGTGATGTTGAAAACTATTAGCGCAGCTGCAATAGTTAATAGTGTGTAAATAAAAATCTTCATTATATAATTCTTAATGATGTAGTGTGTGTAGTTGCTTGTATTTCAGAAATGTAAAATTATGAAATATTATTACGCAAACAGTTGTTTAACATTTGCTGCAAATAATTTAACAGCGATAGCAAGCAGGATAACCCCAAAAACTTTGCGGATAACCCCAAGCCCGTTGTTGCCTAATGCTCTCTCAATACGTGCAGAAGATTTTAATACTATGAAAACCACAATAACGTTAATTACAATGGCTACTATAATATTTATCTTCTCGTATTCTGCTCTTAACGAAAGCAGGGTAGTCATTGTTCCGGCACCGGCAATAAGCGGAAATGCTATGGGTACTATAGAGGCAGTGCTTGGGTTGTCTTCCTTATAAAGGCGAATACCTAAGATCATTTCTAAAGCAAGGAAAAACAATACAAACGAACCTGCTACGGCAAATGAGCTGGCATCTATACCTATAAGCTTAAGGATTTCTTCTCCAACAAAAAGGAATACGATCATGATAATCATCGCAACGATGGATGCTTTTTCAGATTGTATATGTCCCAGTTTGTTGCGCAGGTCTACAATAATAGGAATGCTTCCTACTATATCTATTACCGCAAAAAGAACCATGCTTACCGTAAATATTTCTCTCCAGTCAAAACCCATTGGCTTGTTTTTTATGAATGCAAAGGTATTAATAAATACTATAAGTTATTGTTACAAAACAGGGAAGTTTGTTGCTGAAAACAAGCTGTCTCTTATCTGTTTAGCCGGATTTTAAATAAATATAACGCAATGATGTTTAAAAATTGGCTTTACTAGTGTTTTATACCGCTTTTCGTATTAAAAACAATAAGTGTGGTTTATGCTGTAATTTGGAATTAGTTAAAATTATTGAGAGAATCGCAAAAGGGTTTGTGTGGCTTAAAGTTTGCGTATCTTTGCGGCATGTTTCAACTGGGAAAAACAATTGTGTCTGAGGACATACTGGAAAAGGAATTTGTATGCAATCTTTCTGCATGCAAGGGTGCGTGTTGTGTAGACGGCGATGCCGGAGCACCACTAAATGAAGAGGAGACCAAAATACTGAAGGCTATCTATCCTAAGGTAAAACCTTTTTTGAGAAAAGAGGGTATTGCAGCGATAGAAGCACAGGGAACATGGGTAACAGGAACCGATGGCGATCTTGAAACGCCACTTATTGATAATAAAGATTGCGCTTACGTAATCTTTGATGGCAAAACCGCACTCTGCGGTATAGAGCAGGCTTACAATCAGGGTATAGTAGATTGGAAAAAGCCGGTATCATGCCATTTATATCCAATACGCATAAAAGACTTTACAGAGTTTGCCGCGGTAAATTATGACAAGTGGGATATTTGCGACGATGCATGTTCACTTGGTAAAGAACTTGAAGTGCCGGTATACAAATTCGTGAAAGAAGCGCTTGTAAGAAGATTTGGCGCCGACTGGTATGCAGAGCTTGAAAAGGTAGCTGCCGAATTAAAGGAAAATCCGGTGCAAAGACGCCGCTAAGTCCCTAAAACATACGTTTTCGCTGTGTTTTTTTAGCAATTTTTTTGTAAATTTATATTTCGCAATATATTCATTTTCAATATGTTGTAAAATACCTGTGAGTTTGTAAGAATTTTTTCTGTTGTTAAAAACTCAGGGGAATTGTGAATAAGTTTGGCTTTCATTTATTGATTCAAATGCCAATCTTTGTATTCCCCCTCAAGATTAAGTTATCTATTCTTTAATACTATAAAAGTCAAATCAATATGTCTGCAATCGAACCGATATTACAGGAAAATAAAAATCGTTTTGTGATTTTCCCAATAAAACACCACGATATATGGGACTGGTATAAAAAAATGGAGGCGAGTTTCTGGACAGCTGAAGAGATAGATCTTCACCAGGATCTTAATGACTGGAATACTAAGCTTAGTGAAGATGAAAAATATTTCATTAAACATATTCTGGCATTTTTTGCAGCATCTGACGGTATTGTAAATGAAAATCTTGCAGAGAACTTTGTAAACGAAGTGCAGTATGCTGAGGCTAAGTTTTTCTATGGTTTCCAGATCATGATGGAAAACATCCATAGCGAAACCTACTCGCTGCTTATAGATACTTATGTAAAGGATGAAACTGAAAAAGACCAGCTTTTCCGTGCGCTTGATGTGTTTCCTGCTATTAAGAAAAAAGCAGACTGGGCACTTAAATGGATAGAGTCTGATTCTTTTGCAGAAAGACTTATTGCGTTTGCAGCGGTAGAAGGTATATTTTTCTCGGGTGCATTCTGCTCTATATACTGGCTTAAAAAGCGTGGGCTTATGCCGGGGCTTACCTTTTCTAACGAATTAATTTCGCGTGATGAAGGTGTTCATTGTGATTTTGCAGTTCACCTGCACAATCATCACCTTGTAAATAAAGTGCCTAAAGACAGGATTAAAGAAATTCTTATTGATGCGCTTGATATTGAAAGGGAATTTATTACTGAGTCGCTTCCGGCAAGTTTAATTGGTATGAATGCGGTATTAATGACGCAGTACCTTGAATTTGTAACCGACAGGCTTCTTGTAGAACTTGGCTGCGAAAGGCAGTACAACGTGGGTAACCCGTTTGATTTTATGGATATGATCTCGCTTCAGGGTAAAACGAACTTCTTTGAAAAAAGGGTTTCAGAGTACCAGAAAGCGGGAGTTATTAAAAACGAAGGCGATTCTCAGGCAATTACCTTTGATGCCGATTTTTAATTAGAAGAAACAAACAACCCATCTATATTAAATTAGGTGTGCTTAGGCATGCCGATTATTAACTTTTTTAAAATTATTGTCATATGTATGTAGCGAAAAGAGACGGAAAAAGAGAGCCGGTAATGTTTGATAAAATTACTGACCGCGTAAGAAAACTGTGCTATGAACTAAACGAACTGGTTGATCCTGTTAAGGTGGCAATGCGTGTTATTGAAGGTTTGTATGATGGTGTAACCACATCTGAACTGGATAACCTTGCGGCAGAAACTGCAGCATCTATGACGATTACTCACCCTGATTATGCCCAGCTTGCTGCGCGTATTGCGGTGTCTAACCTGCACAAGAATACTAAAAAATCGTTCTCTGAAACGATGAGTGAGATGTACCACTATGTAAACCCAAGAACAAACCAGGAGTCTCCTCTTTTGTCTGATGAGGTTTATGAGGCAATTATGGCAAATGCCGAAGTGCTTGATTCTACAATCATTTACAACAGGGATTTTAATTACGATTACTTCGGGTTTAAAACGCTTGAGCGTTCTTACCTGCTAAAAATAAACGGACAGATCGTTGAAAGGCCACAGCATATGCTAATGCGTGTGTCTGTTGGTATTCACCTTAACGATATTCCTGCAGCCATAGAGACGTATGAGCTGATGTCTAAGAAATTCTTTACCCATGCTACGCCTACACTGTTTAATGCAGGTACCCCTAAGCCACAAATGTCGTCATGTTTCCTTCTTTCAATGAAAGATGATAGTATTGACGGTATTTATGATACGCTTAGAAGTACTGCTAAAATATCGCAGTCGGCTGGTGGTATAGGGTTATCTATACACAATGTAAGGGCTACCGGTTCTTATATTCGTGGTACAAACGGTACATCAAACGGTATTGTACCAATGCTTCGCGTATTTAACGATACGGCACGTTATGTAGATCAGGGTGGAGGTAAACGTAAAGGAAGCTTTGCTGTTTACATTGAGCCTTGGCATGCTGATATTTTTGATTTCCTTGACCTGAGAAAAAATCACGGTAAAGAAGAAATGAGAACGCGTGACCTTTTCCTTGCAATGTGGATTCCCGACTTGTTTATGAAACGTGTTCAGGAAGACAGTACATGGACGCTTATGTGTCCTAACGAGTGCCCTAACCTTTATGATGTGCACAGTGAAGAGTTTGATGCACTTTACTTAAGTTATGAGGCTGCAAACAAAGGAAGAAAAACAGTTAAAGCTCGTGAATTATGGGAAAAAATACTTGAATCTCAGATTGAGACAGGTTTACCATACATGCTTTACAAAGATGCGGCAAACAGAAAGTCGAACCAGAAAAACCTGGGTACTATCCGTTCATCAAATCTTTGTACAGAGATCATGGAGTATACGTCTCCGGATGAGATCGCTGTGTGTAACCTTGCGTCTATATCGTTGCCAATGTTTGTTGAGAACGGTACATTTAACCATGAATTTTTACACCAGGTTACTAAGCGTATAACACGCAACCTTAACAAAGTTATAGACAGGAATTATTATCCTGTTATTGAGGCAGAAAACTCTAACATGCGTCACCGTCCTGTAGGATTAGGTGTTCAGGGTCTTGCCGATGCTTTTATCCTTATGCGTTTGCCATTTACAAGTGACGCGGCTAAAGCTTTAAACCAGGAGATTTTTGAAACGATTTACTTTGCTGCTGTTACCGCTTCTATGGAAATGGCTAAAGAAGAAGGTCCGTATTCAACATTCCAGGGGTCTCCAATATCTCAGGGAGAATTTCAGTACAACCTTTGGGGTCTTAACGATGGCGATTTAAGCGGCCGTTGGGATTGGGCTTCACTTCGTAAAGAAGTTATGGAGCATGGTGTTAGAAACTCACTGCTTATGGCGCCAATGCCTACAGCATCTACATCTCAGATTCTTGGTAACAACGAAGCGTTTGAACCGTATACTTCTAATATCTACACAAGAAGGGTGCTTTCAGGTGAATTTATCGTAGTAAATAAACACCTTCTTAGCGATCTTGTAAACCTTGGTTTATGGAATGAAAGCCTTAAGCAGGAAGTTATGAGAGCTAACGGATCGATACAAAATATAGACGTTATACCTCAGGATATAAAAGACCTTTACAAAACGGTTTGGGAAATGAGTATGAAAGATATCATAGACATGTCCCGCCAGAGAGGTTACTTTATAGACCAGTCGCAGTCGCTTAACCTTTTCATGGAAGGCGCTACGTTCTCTAAACTTACGTCTATGCACTTCTATGCATGGCAGAGTGGCCTTAAAACAGGTATGTACTATTTAAGGACTAAGAGTGCTGTAGATGCTATTAAGTTTACGCTTAATAATGACAAAAAAGTAGAGGAAGTTCCGGAAATTGCAGCGGCGCCAAAACCGGTTGCGGCAGCAGTTGTTGAAGAGGTTCAGCCTATTGCCGTGAGCGAATTTCAGGCGATGCTTGAACGTTCAAGGACTGCAGATCCTGAAGACTGCGAAATGTGTGGTTCATAATAAAAATTTATATATTTACACCTTGGAAGGAGCAGTTATGCTCCTTCTTTTTTAGGATATAGTTTTATGTACACGTATAGAGAATTAGATGTAGACCATACCATGCTGGCATCAAAGAGTCAGCGCTTGGTTAATGTAATTATAGATACTATAGTTTTAGCTGTTATTTTAGTTTTTACGGGCCTCTTGGCTTCTATATTATATCATGTTTTTGACTATGACGGCATGCTGATTTGGAGTATGGAACTGTCTACAGCAGGTAGAATTGTGCTGGATATTAGCATCTTCGTTTTGTACTATGTACTTATGGAATTGCTCACACAGCATACACTGGGTAAATATGTGTCGGGTACAAAGGTGGTTATGGCAGATGGAACAAGGCCAGGTCTAGGTGTTTTAATTGTGCGCACTGCCTGCCGTTTTATACCACTTGAGTTTTTCTCTGTTTTTGGAGAAACAGCAAGGGCATGGCATGATAGTATTCCGAATGTGTATGTAATAGATGTTACTACATACAACAGAGCTTCGATGATTAAGGCTAGGCTGTATGATGCAGAAGACAGGGAAAAGAATATAAAAAGCTCTTTTAAAGAGATATAGAATAAAAAATGCAAAAACCTTTAGAGATTACCTATAATATGCTTGCAGAACGTAATTCGCGTATTGTAAACCTTATTATAGATTTTATTGTAACAACCATTCTTAATATTGGCCTTGCGGCAGGATGTAACTGGCTTTATGATTATACCGGAATAGACGGATTTCAGATTGGGCCTGCTGTTATGGGAAACATTAGGTATACCCTCATGGGGCTTTGCGTGCACATAGTATATTATGGCTTGTTCGAAACCCTTAGCATGCGTACGCTGGGTAAATATGTAACTAATTCAATAGTAGTTAACAGGGATGGAAGCCGACCCGATACCAACCGTATTTTAATACGTACCCTATGCAGGCAGATTCCGTTCGAGATTATTTCGTTTTTAGGAGTTTACCCTATTGGCTGGCATGACACCTTTTCTAAAACACTGGTTGTAGATGCTGCAAAATTAAAAAAGGCTCAGGAACTGAACGCGAAAAAGCAAATGAGCGATAACTTATAAAATAAAAATTATGTCAAAAGATAAAAAAGGAGTTTACTCGGGACTTATAGAGAAAGATGAAAATGGTAATTATTTTGCAGGTGAGTATTTGTTGGATTATCAGCATGTAGAAAAAAACTTCAAAGTTGGAGACAAGATAACTATAAAGTCAGTTATTGATAATCCAAGCGATAAGAGTTTAGAGAAGTATCCGCAGAAATCGCGTGATTTCTTTTTATTCAACAACAAAAAGTAATTTTGCAGCAGCAATTAAAAACATAAGTTTTGAGCGCATTATTTTTTACAGACAGAAGTGAGGTTGATATTAAAGATGTTGTTTTTAATGAAGCCGTAGCCGTACAGATTGAGCAGTTTTTAAAAGAATACCGCTTTAAAGATGTGCTGGAGCAGTATGAACTACCTGTAAATAATAAAATGCTGCTGTATGGTAAAACCGGCTGTGGTAAAACCATGACGGCAAAAGCCATTGCCAAAGTCTTGGAAAGAAAGCTCATAGTTGTTAACCTGGCATCTATTGTGTCGTCTAAACTTGGCGAGACAGCAAAAAATGTTGCCACGCTGTTTAAAGAAGTGAGTTATCACGATGCTGTGCTGTTTTTTGATGAATTTGATACTTTGGGTCAGGTACGCGATCATGACAGCCGTGACAGCAGCGAAATGAAGCGTGTGGTAAATGCAATACTTCAGTTGGTAGATAACTTTCCGTCGAATTCGGTTTTAATAGCAGCGACCAATCAGATCAATATAATCGATGAGGCTTTAATACGCCGTTTTCAATTGAGGCTGGAATTTCATTCGCCTGCCAAAGAAGTGCTGGATACCTATTACGATAAGCTGCTGACAAAATATCCGGCAGAATTTCAAAAAATAGAACGTAAGTACGATATATCTTTTGCAGAGGCTAAAAATGAAGTTTTTACTCAGGTTAAAAATAACATTATTCAGGCAGAGCTGGCAAAGGGAGGTATTAATTAAGCTGTATAGCAAACAAAATATAATCATAATCACATGATGCAATGGGAACAGCTGCTGTCGCTTAAAAGGCAGGGCGATACAAGCAAAAGGTTACGTAAAGAGCAGGATGATACCCGTTTGGGTTTTGAGGTAGATTACGACCGTATTATATTCTCATCGGCTTTTAGAAGCCTTCAGGACAAAACACAGGTTATACCTTTGTCTAAAACCGACTTTGTACATACCCGCCTTACGCATAGCCTCGAGGTATCGGTTGTAGGCCGCTCCCTGGGCAGGCTTGTAGGTAAAAAAATTATTGAAAAGCATCCGTACCTTCAGGATATTCACGGTTTTCAGATGAATGACTTTGGTGCTATTGTGGCTGCGGCTGCATTATCGCATGATATAGGTAACCCACCGTTTGGTCATTCGGGTGAAAAGGCTATAGGTGAGTATTTTAAAACAGGCAAAGGTAAAGATTACAAAGAGCACCTTACGGATAAAGAATGGCAGGACTTAACCGATTTTGAAGGTAATGCCAACGGTTTTAATTTGTTAACGGCATCACGCCCGGGTATTGAGGGCGGACTAAGAATTTCATACGCTACCCTTGGTGCTTTTATGAAATACCCTAAAGAGTCGCTTCCTAAAAAGCCAACGGCTAATATTGCCGATAAGAAATATGGGTTTTTTCAGTGCGACGCCCATTTCTTTCAGGATGTGGCTAAAGAGCTTGGCCTTATTCCGAACAAAACAGGAGATGATATCGGTTACGAACGTCATCCATTGGCATACCTTGTTGAGGCGGCTGATGATATCTGTTATACCATCATAGATTTTGAAGACGGCATTAACCTCGGACTAATATCTGAAGACTTTGCGTTAGAATATCTTATAAAATTGGTTAAGGATAATGTGTATGTAGAAAAATACAAGTCGCTTGTAACTAAAGAAGACCGTATAAGTTACCTGCGTGCACTTGCTATTAACAGCCTTATTGGAGATGCAGTAAACGTATTCCTTGAAAACGAAGAAGCTATATTGGAAGGTAAATATCCGTACGCACTTACCGAAAGAGGTAAGTATACGGCACAGATGAAAGATATCATCAACATAAGCATTAAAAATATTTACCAGAGCCGTGAAGTGGTTGAGAAAGAAGTGATAGGTTACCGTATCATTAATACGCTGTTAGATACGTTCTGTACGGCTTATAACAATAAGTTTGATGGTTCTGCAAGCAACTATGATAATTTGGTTCTTAAGTTGCTGCCTGAAAAGTTCATTACAGAAAAAATGAGCCTTTACGACAGGCTGCTACATATATGCCATTTTGTGTCTACACTGACCGATGGTAAAGCGGTACTACTATATAACACAATAACAGGAGCTAAATAGTTACATTCTGTTATTCTGAATGTAGCGGAACTGATCGAAGAAAGTCTCATTCAAGAAATAAAAAAAGGAAGAACTTCATTAAGTTCTTCCTTTTTTGTTTTAAATGTGTCGATTAAAATGAGTAGCTAAGTCCTACGCCGATCATCTGCTTAAGCTGAATCCTCGGGCCTTCGGTAACCTGTGCGCCGTCTCTTTCTATCTTGTTTTTAATATCGTCGTCGTATATTAAGTGCATACCAACGTTTGCTTTTACATACTGGTTAACCGTAAGGTCAAGCTGCATTTGCCAGTCAACATCGATATTTCCAAAATTATTTAGGTAATCAGTATAAAAAGTAAATCGGTTGTCAAGCATTATATTGGTGAATATCTGCCTTTTAAACTGATTCGTTATAAGTATACCTACCTCTGTACGTGTGTTTTTACCGGCAGAGATCATATTTCCGTCGGCATCATAAACTGCAGCCTGAACCCCAAAAGCACCCTGGTTTGCAAGCCTGTTATTAGACACTATAGTAGTTTTGTCTGTAAGCGGAGAGAAATATGCGTTAAGCCCAAGGTCTTTGCGGATGTACTCGGCACCAATACCTAAAAAGATATATGCCGGAGAGAATGGACCTGATATCTCATCTACAGTATTTGGGTAAGAATAACCGTTGGCGAACTGTGTTTTAAAATTGAATTTTCCTCCATAATACCAGTTAGAAATTGAATCTCTCCTGTAACCAAAAGTGGAGTTTAATTCGATTTGGTCATCTGTTTTACGGGTTTCCTGGCCTTCCTGCCTGTTAAGTCCGTATTTAAGAATAAGTTCATTGTTCCAGCTAAGGTTGCCCTTTGTGTATTTTCTAACAAAAGCACCTTTTACGATACCTGCAATGGCGTTGTTACCACCCACGTTCCAGTTGATAAAAGCAACCTGATTAAGGTCTAGTCCGACACGGTTTGTTTTTTCCCAATAGGTGATGGAATCTGGTAGTGTTGTGGTTACTATTATCTGGGCTCTGGATATCTGGCTAAATGCAATGCATAAAAAAGCTATTAAGCAGGCTTTTAATCTCATTCTGAATTGATTTTTTTGGAAATTCGATGCAAAAGTCGTCATTTTTTCAGTAAGCTGAAAAAATATCTTTAAGGCTTTTAACGTCGATACCACA
This region includes:
- a CDS encoding peptidase S41, translating into MKIKRIYLPIVLSLALAIGLLMGSFLNFPATQRGIISSSNKSKLNKLIDFIDSEYVDNVNTDSIVDITVNSILEKLDPHSVYIAKNEMEEVAQSMKGDFVGIGVNFYMYKDSVAVIKPIPGGPSDRAGIKAGDRILFADNSKLYGKKLPNDTLFAKLKGAEGSKVRLTIFRKSENKKFNVDVQRDIVPIKSVDAAVMASRNTGYIKINRFAETTGDEFHRALINLKAQGATQLVVDLRDNGGGYLEKAVQIADEFLKDGDLIVKTKNKKNRVDETFATKKGDFETGKLYILINENSASASEILAGAIQDNDRGIIVGRRSFGKGLVQREMPLGDGSAVRLTVARYYTPSGRSIQRSYDHGGDEYFNDFEKRFESGELYAADSIKVADTLKFKTAKGRIVYGGGGIIPDVFVPMEGKHGDEAIALIMQSGIVSYFVFEQLDKVRSGFKGLKAAAIEEKVITTDKYFNAFAAYLAKSGLTFKLEKSKDRVKHYLAAEFERQLLSERAYYEMIIKEDSMVKTILTKK
- a CDS encoding pyridine nucleotide-disulfide oxidoreductase, with the protein product MFDVLIIGGGVSGVSCALIVGSALKRPYAEGKKAGILTHQKATSLENAVFNNAYGIPAGTLGSDLMHTTLEQLATLYPEMEQIPNEKVMAVEGEAGNFTVTTNKCTYQAKAVVLAIGSANTFAIEGLLEYVIPNKKAMPEKNRIQLKNEDHLVTEGIYAAGTLAGHRSQLAIAAGSGAAIGTDILTLWNDGKPTQYHDSIKK
- a CDS encoding ribonucleoside-diphosphate reductase — protein: MSAIEPILQENKNRFVIFPIKHHDIWDWYKKMEASFWTAEEIDLHQDLNDWNTKLSEDEKYFIKHILAFFAASDGIVNENLAENFVNEVQYAEAKFFYGFQIMMENIHSETYSLLIDTYVKDETEKDQLFRALDVFPAIKKKADWALKWIESDSFAERLIAFAAVEGIFFSGAFCSIYWLKKRGLMPGLTFSNELISRDEGVHCDFAVHLHNHHLVNKVPKDRIKEILIDALDIEREFITESLPASLIGMNAVLMTQYLEFVTDRLLVELGCERQYNVGNPFDFMDMISLQGKTNFFEKRVSEYQKAGVIKNEGDSQAITFDADF
- a CDS encoding ribonucleoside-diphosphate reductase encodes the protein MYVAKRDGKREPVMFDKITDRVRKLCYELNELVDPVKVAMRVIEGLYDGVTTSELDNLAAETAASMTITHPDYAQLAARIAVSNLHKNTKKSFSETMSEMYHYVNPRTNQESPLLSDEVYEAIMANAEVLDSTIIYNRDFNYDYFGFKTLERSYLLKINGQIVERPQHMLMRVSVGIHLNDIPAAIETYELMSKKFFTHATPTLFNAGTPKPQMSSCFLLSMKDDSIDGIYDTLRSTAKISQSAGGIGLSIHNVRATGSYIRGTNGTSNGIVPMLRVFNDTARYVDQGGGKRKGSFAVYIEPWHADIFDFLDLRKNHGKEEMRTRDLFLAMWIPDLFMKRVQEDSTWTLMCPNECPNLYDVHSEEFDALYLSYEAANKGRKTVKARELWEKILESQIETGLPYMLYKDAANRKSNQKNLGTIRSSNLCTEIMEYTSPDEIAVCNLASISLPMFVENGTFNHEFLHQVTKRITRNLNKVIDRNYYPVIEAENSNMRHRPVGLGVQGLADAFILMRLPFTSDAAKALNQEIFETIYFAAVTASMEMAKEEGPYSTFQGSPISQGEFQYNLWGLNDGDLSGRWDWASLRKEVMEHGVRNSLLMAPMPTASTSQILGNNEAFEPYTSNIYTRRVLSGEFIVVNKHLLSDLVNLGLWNESLKQEVMRANGSIQNIDVIPQDIKDLYKTVWEMSMKDIIDMSRQRGYFIDQSQSLNLFMEGATFSKLTSMHFYAWQSGLKTGMYYLRTKSAVDAIKFTLNNDKKVEEVPEIAAAPKPVAAAVVEEVQPIAVSEFQAMLERSRTADPEDCEMCGS
- a CDS encoding ATPase, whose translation is MSALFFTDRSEVDIKDVVFNEAVAVQIEQFLKEYRFKDVLEQYELPVNNKMLLYGKTGCGKTMTAKAIAKVLERKLIVVNLASIVSSKLGETAKNVATLFKEVSYHDAVLFFDEFDTLGQVRDHDSRDSSEMKRVVNAILQLVDNFPSNSVLIAATNQINIIDEALIRRFQLRLEFHSPAKEVLDTYYDKLLTKYPAEFQKIERKYDISFAEAKNEVFTQVKNNIIQAELAKGGIN
- a CDS encoding dGTPase, whose product is MQWEQLLSLKRQGDTSKRLRKEQDDTRLGFEVDYDRIIFSSAFRSLQDKTQVIPLSKTDFVHTRLTHSLEVSVVGRSLGRLVGKKIIEKHPYLQDIHGFQMNDFGAIVAAAALSHDIGNPPFGHSGEKAIGEYFKTGKGKDYKEHLTDKEWQDLTDFEGNANGFNLLTASRPGIEGGLRISYATLGAFMKYPKESLPKKPTANIADKKYGFFQCDAHFFQDVAKELGLIPNKTGDDIGYERHPLAYLVEAADDICYTIIDFEDGINLGLISEDFALEYLIKLVKDNVYVEKYKSLVTKEDRISYLRALAINSLIGDAVNVFLENEEAILEGKYPYALTERGKYTAQMKDIINISIKNIYQSREVVEKEVIGYRIINTLLDTFCTAYNNKFDGSASNYDNLVLKLLPEKFITEKMSLYDRLLHICHFVSTLTDGKAVLLYNTITGAK